A DNA window from Borrelia sp. HM contains the following coding sequences:
- a CDS encoding TlyA family RNA methyltransferase: MKEYRNNLLNILCKSYPNFTRKELTVLILTGKVYVNSHREKNPKALISKNSKIQLVENESRKFVSRGGNKLFECLETFNIIIKDKICVDVGASTGGFTDCLLQNGARLVYAVDVGFNQLAYKLRVDSRVSVFEKTNIFDIHQFDIQPDLAVIDVSFRSVVSICSNLIDKLANKLIIALIKPQFEIKGLGLKIKNFNGIVESKYLGQILEKVIKKFYDNNLQVKDILKLKTKGRKGNQEFMFLIVKDSFVSFEQSLAVLKDINFSIF; the protein is encoded by the coding sequence TTGAAAGAATACAGAAATAATTTATTAAATATTCTTTGCAAGAGTTATCCCAATTTTACACGAAAGGAATTAACGGTTCTAATTTTAACTGGTAAAGTATATGTTAATTCTCATAGGGAAAAAAATCCTAAAGCTTTAATTTCAAAAAACAGTAAAATACAACTAGTAGAGAATGAATCTAGGAAATTTGTTTCAAGAGGAGGAAATAAGCTTTTTGAATGCTTAGAAACATTTAATATTATAATTAAAGACAAAATTTGTGTTGATGTTGGTGCTTCAACTGGTGGTTTTACCGATTGTCTTTTACAAAATGGTGCGAGATTAGTTTATGCAGTTGATGTTGGATTTAATCAACTTGCTTATAAACTAAGAGTTGATTCTAGGGTTAGTGTTTTTGAAAAGACTAATATTTTTGATATTCATCAGTTTGATATACAGCCTGATTTAGCCGTTATTGATGTTTCTTTTAGATCTGTGGTGAGTATATGTTCAAATTTAATTGACAAACTTGCGAATAAATTGATTATTGCTCTTATTAAACCCCAATTTGAAATTAAAGGATTGGGTTTAAAGATAAAAAATTTTAATGGAATAGTTGAAAGTAAATATTTAGGTCAAATATTAGAAAAAGTAATTAAAAAATTTTATGATAACAATCTACAAGTTAAAGATATATTAAAGCTTAAAACCAAAGGACGCAAGGGAAATCAAGAATTTATGTTTTTGATTGTTAAAGATAGTTTTGTGAGTTTTGAGCAATCTCTTGCGGTTCTTAAAGATATTAATTTTAGTATTTTTTGA